The Sander lucioperca isolate FBNREF2018 chromosome 15, SLUC_FBN_1.2, whole genome shotgun sequence genome window below encodes:
- the pwwp2b gene encoding PWWP domain-containing protein 2B isoform X2 encodes MEAVAEELRAGSRVPVTIDQIVNDTLVVTLTYRERSYTGILLDCDKKTGLFCLPDITAKPGDCPISTRACEVPEVLSEEPVSKSPSQASYRPKDENTLPEISIPTAPLPCPVPTPVPAGQTPYPPYFEGAPFPQPLWVRHSYSQWVPQPPPRPIKRKKRRSREPGRMTMSTIRLRPRQVLCEKCKNTLNSDEDSKDGMSNTKTSRKENALQSDDDGDDKDTPSKLSRKLDVVATKDTKRRENGTSLDSKRLRKDKRGEAEGEKFPGADVIPHSPVIKISYSTPQGKGEVMKIPARVHGSVKPFCPKQLVQNGVGENGKTPSDPTKEQRHILDATRSGLTVSIPKLKLTRPYTTVGQDLPSPKIHLRPPQREGEESVVEYEAELVGGARRRSPRVPGPCLPHSEDSGEGKNSLELWSGSSGEEAERGHSDLTLLINFRKRKADSSSLSVCSSDSLDESKSFSSDGTSPELCDLAPGEDLSVTSSSVPSREDCKTVPPLTVRLHTRSMTKCVTEEGHAVAVGDIVWGKIHGFPWWPARVLSISGIRKQETASCEAQWPQAKVAWFGSPTTSQLSVAKLSPFRELFRSRFNRKKKGMYRRAILEAAKAVGHMGPEITSLLSHVDT; translated from the coding sequence GACTGGGCTATTCTGTCTACCAGATATCACAGCGAAACCTGGGGACTGCCCGATATCTACACGGGCTTGTGAAGTCCCAGAAGTTCTGAGTGAGGAGCCGGTTTCCAAATCTCCCAGCCAGGCTTCGTATAGACCAAAGGATGAAAACACTCTCCCAGAAATCAGCATACCTACTGCCCCTCTCCCCTGCCCTGTACCCACACCAGTGCCAGCTGGACAGACTCCTTACCCTCCTTATTTTGAAGGAGCCCCCTTCCCTCAGCCCTTATGGGTGCGCCACAGCTACAGCCAATGGGTACCTCAGCCCCCTCCGCGACCAATCAAAAGAAAGAAGAGGCGGTCACGAGAGCCGGGCCGCATGACCATGAGTACTATCCGTCTGCGGCCACGGCAGGTACTGTGTGAAAAGTGCAAGAACACACTGAATAGTGACGAGGACAGCAAAGATGGCATGAGCAACACTAAGACTTCACGAAAAGAGAATGCGCTACAGAGCGACGACGACGGCGATGACAAGGATACCCCCTCTAAGCTGTCGAGGAAATTGGATGTAGTTGCAACCAAGGACACTAAGAGACGTGAAAACGGCACCAGCCTTGACAGCAAGCGCCTCAGGAAGGACAAAAGGGGGGAAGCCGAAGGGGAAAAGTTCCCCGGAGCTGACGTTATCCCCCACAGTCCTGTCATAAAGATCTCCTACAGCACTCCACAGGGCAAGGGGGAGGTCATGAAGATCCCCGCGAGAGTCCACGGTTCAGTCAAGCCATTCTGCCCCAAACAACTGGTGCAGaatggtgtgggagaaaatggCAAGACGCCTTCTGATCCCACCAAGGAGCAACGGCACATTTTAGATGCCACCAGGTCTGGCCTCACCGTTTCCATTCCCAAACTCAAACTAACCCGGCCTTATACAACCGTGGGTCAGGACCTACCCTCTCCAAAGATCCACTTGAGACCCCCTCAGAGGGAAGGGGAGGAGAGTGTGGTCGAGTATGAGGCAGAACTCGTAGGAGGCGCCAGGAGACGAAGCCCCAGGGTTCCCGGTCCCTGCCTCCCCCACTCTGAAGACTCAGGGGAAGGTAAAAACTCCCTGGAGCTGTGGTCGGGGAGTTCAGGAGAGGAGGCGGAGCGCGGCCACAGCGACCTCACCCTTCTCATCAATTTCCGTAAGCGTAAAGCGGATTCTTCGAGCCTGTCGGTCTGCAGCAGCGACAGTCTTGATGAGTCCAAGTCCTTCAGCTCTGACGGCACCTCACCAGAGCTGTGCGATCTGGCCCCAGGTGAAGACCTGTCCGTAACCTCATCTTCTGTACCCTCACGGGAAGACTGCAAGACAGTGCCGCCGCTTACAGTGCGGCTTCACACCCGCAGCATGACAAAGTGTGTAACGGAAGAGGGTCACGCCGTGGCGGTGGGCGACATTGTGTGGGGGAAGATTCACGGCTTCCCCTGGTGGCCAGCACGCGTCCTCAGCATCAGCGGCATCCGCAAACAGGAGACGGCCAGTTGCGAGGCCCAGTGGCCCCAGGCCAAGGTGGCGTGGTTTGGCTCACCCACCACTTCCCAGCTCTCCGTTGCCAAACTGTCGCCCTTCAGGGAGCTCTTCAGGTCCCGCTTCAACCGCAAGAAGAAAGGGATGTACCGGAGAGCCATCCTGGAGGCAGCCAAGGCCGTGGGCCACATGGGCCCGGAGATTACATCGCTGCTTTCCCACGTTGACACGTAG
- the pwwp2b gene encoding PWWP domain-containing protein 2B isoform X1: protein MEAVAEELRAGSRVPVTIDQIVNDTLVVTLTYRERSYTGILLDCDKKTGLFCLPDITAKPGDCPISTRACEVPEVLSEEPVSKSPSQASYRPKDENTLPEISIPTAPLPCPVPTPVPAGQTPYPPYFEGAPFPQPLWVRHSYSQWVPQPPPRPIKRKKRRSREPGRMTMSTIRLRPRQVLCEKCKNTLNSDEDSKDGMSNTKTSRKENALQSDDDGDDKDTPSKLSRKLDVVATKDTKRRENGTSLDSKRLRKDKRGEAEGEKFPGADVIPHSPVIKISYSTPQGKGEVMKIPARVHGSVKPFCPKQLVQNGVGENGKTPSDPTKEQRHILDATRSGLTVSIPKLKLTRPYTTVGQDLPSPKIHLRPPQREGEESVVEYEAELVGGARRRSPRVPGPCLPHSEDSGEGKNSLELWSGSSGEEAERGHSDLTLLINFRKRKADSSSLSVCSSDSLDESKSFSSDGTSPELCDLAPGEDLSVTSSSVPSREDCKTVPPLTVRLHTRSMTKCVTEEGHAVAVGDIVWGKIHGFPWWPARVLSISGIRKQETASCEAQWPQAKVAWFGSPTTSQLSVAKLSPFRELFRSRFNRKKKGMYRRAILEAAKAVGHMGPEITSLLSHVDTLRTEERSPRFF, encoded by the coding sequence GACTGGGCTATTCTGTCTACCAGATATCACAGCGAAACCTGGGGACTGCCCGATATCTACACGGGCTTGTGAAGTCCCAGAAGTTCTGAGTGAGGAGCCGGTTTCCAAATCTCCCAGCCAGGCTTCGTATAGACCAAAGGATGAAAACACTCTCCCAGAAATCAGCATACCTACTGCCCCTCTCCCCTGCCCTGTACCCACACCAGTGCCAGCTGGACAGACTCCTTACCCTCCTTATTTTGAAGGAGCCCCCTTCCCTCAGCCCTTATGGGTGCGCCACAGCTACAGCCAATGGGTACCTCAGCCCCCTCCGCGACCAATCAAAAGAAAGAAGAGGCGGTCACGAGAGCCGGGCCGCATGACCATGAGTACTATCCGTCTGCGGCCACGGCAGGTACTGTGTGAAAAGTGCAAGAACACACTGAATAGTGACGAGGACAGCAAAGATGGCATGAGCAACACTAAGACTTCACGAAAAGAGAATGCGCTACAGAGCGACGACGACGGCGATGACAAGGATACCCCCTCTAAGCTGTCGAGGAAATTGGATGTAGTTGCAACCAAGGACACTAAGAGACGTGAAAACGGCACCAGCCTTGACAGCAAGCGCCTCAGGAAGGACAAAAGGGGGGAAGCCGAAGGGGAAAAGTTCCCCGGAGCTGACGTTATCCCCCACAGTCCTGTCATAAAGATCTCCTACAGCACTCCACAGGGCAAGGGGGAGGTCATGAAGATCCCCGCGAGAGTCCACGGTTCAGTCAAGCCATTCTGCCCCAAACAACTGGTGCAGaatggtgtgggagaaaatggCAAGACGCCTTCTGATCCCACCAAGGAGCAACGGCACATTTTAGATGCCACCAGGTCTGGCCTCACCGTTTCCATTCCCAAACTCAAACTAACCCGGCCTTATACAACCGTGGGTCAGGACCTACCCTCTCCAAAGATCCACTTGAGACCCCCTCAGAGGGAAGGGGAGGAGAGTGTGGTCGAGTATGAGGCAGAACTCGTAGGAGGCGCCAGGAGACGAAGCCCCAGGGTTCCCGGTCCCTGCCTCCCCCACTCTGAAGACTCAGGGGAAGGTAAAAACTCCCTGGAGCTGTGGTCGGGGAGTTCAGGAGAGGAGGCGGAGCGCGGCCACAGCGACCTCACCCTTCTCATCAATTTCCGTAAGCGTAAAGCGGATTCTTCGAGCCTGTCGGTCTGCAGCAGCGACAGTCTTGATGAGTCCAAGTCCTTCAGCTCTGACGGCACCTCACCAGAGCTGTGCGATCTGGCCCCAGGTGAAGACCTGTCCGTAACCTCATCTTCTGTACCCTCACGGGAAGACTGCAAGACAGTGCCGCCGCTTACAGTGCGGCTTCACACCCGCAGCATGACAAAGTGTGTAACGGAAGAGGGTCACGCCGTGGCGGTGGGCGACATTGTGTGGGGGAAGATTCACGGCTTCCCCTGGTGGCCAGCACGCGTCCTCAGCATCAGCGGCATCCGCAAACAGGAGACGGCCAGTTGCGAGGCCCAGTGGCCCCAGGCCAAGGTGGCGTGGTTTGGCTCACCCACCACTTCCCAGCTCTCCGTTGCCAAACTGTCGCCCTTCAGGGAGCTCTTCAGGTCCCGCTTCAACCGCAAGAAGAAAGGGATGTACCGGAGAGCCATCCTGGAGGCAGCCAAGGCCGTGGGCCACATGGGCCCGGAGATTACATCGCTGCTTTCCCACGTTGACAC